One stretch of Alcaligenes aquatilis DNA includes these proteins:
- a CDS encoding EscU/YscU/HrcU family type III secretion system export apparatus switch protein, whose protein sequence is MSHDVPTPRPQALALRYDPQDGAPRVVAKGYGTLAEKIIETAREHNLYVHESPELVGLLMQVDLDRHIPPQLYQAVAELLAWLYALEQGHPQATQALQALHDASKP, encoded by the coding sequence ATGAGCCATGATGTCCCGACCCCTCGCCCACAGGCGCTGGCCTTGCGCTACGACCCTCAGGACGGCGCACCACGGGTGGTGGCAAAAGGCTATGGCACGCTGGCCGAGAAAATCATCGAAACCGCGCGCGAGCACAATCTGTATGTACACGAGTCCCCCGAGCTGGTCGGCCTGCTGATGCAGGTGGATCTGGACCGCCACATTCCCCCTCAGCTCTATCAAGCCGTGGCCGAGTTGCTGGCCTGGCTCTACGCCCTGGAACAGGGCCATCCCCAGGCTACACAAGCCTTGCAGGCCTTGCACGACGCATCCAAACCTTGA